One stretch of Halalkalicoccus sp. NIPERK01 DNA includes these proteins:
- a CDS encoding DUF6360 family protein, whose translation MPDRIMKVNAYTTFDLLDGEATGHGWSDEALAVLNVTAPRENPDHVSLKLELDNTDLENLPAHADSVTLSAEQARTLAAELEKQADRVDGASR comes from the coding sequence ATGCCGGACCGCATCATGAAGGTCAACGCCTACACCACGTTCGACCTGCTCGACGGCGAGGCGACGGGCCACGGCTGGAGCGACGAGGCGCTCGCCGTACTGAACGTCACCGCGCCCCGCGAGAACCCCGATCACGTCTCGCTCAAGCTGGAACTCGACAACACGGATCTGGAGAACCTGCCCGCCCACGCCGACTCGGTGACGCTGTCGGCCGAGCAGGCCAGGACGCTCGCCGCCGAGCTCGAGAAACAGGCCGACCGGGTCGACGGGGCGAGTCGGTAG
- a CDS encoding DUF502 domain-containing protein: MAEWKRDLGSGLVVLVPLLVTLYAIAWLFSFIAGLPLVGVIEEPLVRVVVTLAVFAGALALVGTATRTAGGALASGWLDTAINRVPILRVVYNASQLAVETAVSGDAELKEPVKVTTWMGARMTAFKTGKRTDDGRMLLFMPTAPNVTTGYVIEVDPLDVEPTDETVEEAMTRLLSAGFGDRNRAPAEVAADD, translated from the coding sequence ATGGCCGAGTGGAAACGCGACCTGGGAAGCGGGCTCGTCGTCCTCGTACCGCTTTTGGTGACGCTGTACGCCATCGCGTGGCTGTTCTCCTTCATCGCCGGCCTGCCGCTGGTCGGCGTGATCGAGGAGCCGCTCGTCCGGGTCGTCGTCACCCTCGCGGTCTTCGCGGGCGCGCTCGCGCTCGTCGGGACGGCGACACGCACCGCCGGAGGCGCGCTCGCCAGCGGCTGGCTCGACACCGCGATCAACCGGGTCCCGATCCTCCGGGTGGTCTACAACGCCTCACAGCTGGCCGTCGAGACCGCCGTCTCCGGCGACGCGGAACTCAAGGAGCCGGTCAAGGTCACGACGTGGATGGGTGCCCGAATGACCGCGTTCAAGACCGGCAAGAGGACCGACGACGGCCGGATGCTCCTGTTCATGCCGACCGCGCCCAACGTCACCACGGGATACGTGATCGAGGTCGACCCGCTCGACGTCGAACCCACCGACGAGACCGTCGAGGAGGCGATGACCCGACTGCTCAGCGCCGGCTTCGGCGACCGGAACCGCGCACCCGCCGAGGTCGCCGCCGACGACTAA
- a CDS encoding fumarylacetoacetate hydrolase family protein, whose translation MKYLARTAAGRPLLGDEEGFVPLATAGFESVSAALPAAARGELPAPGGKPARRVPAERIAFGLPIALESVGKLWGIGLNYEEHAGDLGEARPKEPASFMKPRTAVTGPGGPVRLPPSERTDRVTAEAELAVLLGRTASDVEEPDDVIAGYLPVIDMTAEDVLERNPRFLTRAKSFDTFLVLGSTIAVPDSPPAFDEREVRTVRNDETVAENTMENMLFSPRELVAFHSRVMTLEPGDLLSTGTPGAGVIAAGDRVRAEVEGIGSVEAEVV comes from the coding sequence ATGAAGTACCTCGCACGCACCGCGGCGGGCAGGCCGTTGCTGGGCGACGAGGAGGGGTTCGTCCCGCTGGCGACCGCGGGCTTCGAGAGCGTTTCCGCGGCGCTCCCGGCGGCCGCGAGGGGCGAACTGCCCGCCCCGGGCGGGAAGCCCGCCCGGCGCGTCCCCGCCGAGAGGATCGCGTTCGGCCTCCCGATCGCGCTCGAATCGGTGGGAAAGCTCTGGGGAATCGGGCTGAACTACGAGGAGCACGCGGGCGACCTGGGCGAAGCGCGTCCAAAGGAGCCCGCGAGCTTCATGAAGCCCCGAACGGCGGTGACGGGTCCCGGCGGTCCGGTTCGACTCCCCCCGAGCGAGCGGACGGATCGCGTGACCGCCGAGGCCGAACTCGCCGTCCTGCTCGGGCGGACGGCGAGCGACGTCGAGGAGCCCGACGACGTGATCGCGGGCTACCTGCCGGTGATCGACATGACCGCCGAGGACGTCCTCGAGCGCAACCCCCGCTTTCTCACGCGCGCGAAGAGCTTCGACACGTTCCTCGTTCTGGGTTCGACGATCGCGGTTCCCGACTCCCCCCCGGCGTTCGACGAGCGTGAGGTCCGGACGGTGCGAAACGACGAGACCGTGGCGGAGAACACGATGGAGAACATGCTGTTCTCCCCGCGCGAACTCGTCGCCTTCCACTCGCGCGTGATGACGCTCGAACCCGGCGATCTGCTCAGTACGGGAACGCCCGGCGCGGGCGTGATCGCGGCCGGCGACCGGGTGCGTGCGGAGGTCGAGGGGATCGGCTCGGTCGAGGCCGAGGTCGTTTAG
- a CDS encoding cupin domain-containing protein: MRHVEFDDAERYEPEEGWGRRALAGSEGFSFEWFEKPPGHSSPMHDHENEQVCLCLEGELTVHTEEETVTLGEYDSVWLDAWESHRVENTGEERAVGLDVFAPGRSFDFWTE, from the coding sequence ATGAGACACGTCGAGTTCGACGACGCCGAGAGATACGAACCCGAGGAGGGATGGGGCCGCCGGGCGCTCGCGGGCAGCGAGGGGTTCAGTTTCGAGTGGTTCGAGAAGCCGCCGGGCCACAGCTCGCCGATGCACGACCACGAGAACGAGCAGGTCTGTCTCTGTCTGGAGGGCGAACTCACCGTTCACACCGAGGAGGAGACGGTCACGCTGGGCGAGTACGACTCCGTGTGGCTCGACGCCTGGGAGTCCCACCGGGTCGAGAACACCGGCGAGGAACGCGCCGTCGGCCTCGACGTGTTCGCGCCGGGGCGCTCGTTCGACTTCTGGACGGAATGA